GGGCCTCGACGCGTTCGTGGCTGGGGATGGCCGACCGGCCGTCGAGCCCCTGGCAGGACAGGGCGGCGGTCGTGTTGGCGTAGTGGAGAGCGGCCTCGAGGCCGAGTCCGCGGACGTGGGCGGCGAGCAGTGCGCCGTGGAAGACGTCTCCGGCGCCCAGCGTGCTCACGACGTCGACGGCGACCGCTGGCGCGTGGGCCCGCTCACCGGAGGCGTCGGCGCCGTAGGAGCCGCGGCTGCCGTCGGTGGCCACGACCCGCTGGGCCCCCCCGTCCAGCGCCGCCGAGAGCAGCGCCGCGGGCTCCAGCGGCCCGTGGACCGTGCGGAGCGCCTCGAGGGACGGCGCGAAGAGGTCGACGCCGGCGGGGGTGAACCCCGCGACGGGGTAGCCCAGGTCGACCGAGAGACGGGGGCCGGAGCCGGCGGGCACGGCGGCACGCACCGGACCCCAGCCGACGTGGTCGGTGTGGACCCAGTCGGCGCCGTCCACAGCGGCCGCCACGACG
This Knoellia sp. p5-6-4 DNA region includes the following protein-coding sequences:
- a CDS encoding PfkB family carbohydrate kinase encodes the protein MGHGQPKVLFVGAATVDSIALVPSFPHPDERVVADELVFAGGGPAATAAVAAARLGVPAAFVGTVGDDTDGRRIVEGLEEEGVDVSGITVARGTRSGASVIVVDHGRGTRAICARPGPALDPVVVAAAVDGADWVHTDHVGWGPVRAAVPAGSGPRLSVDLGYPVAGFTPAGVDLFAPSLEALRTVHGPLEPAALLSAALDGGAQRVVATDGSRGSYGADASGERAHAPAVAVDVVSTLGAGDVFHGALLAAHVRGLGLEAALHYANTTAALSCQGLDGRSAIPSHERVEALMGTPAPLT